CGATAGTTACGTTAAGCTGATGACTGATGGTATTTTGCTTGCCGAAATGCAGCAAGATCGCTTATTGCGCCAGTACGATACAATCATTATCGATGAAGCACACGAGCGAAGCCTAAATATTGATTTTATTCTGGGCTATCTAAAGCAAATATTGCCTAAGCGCCCTGATCTTAAAGTGATCATTACCTCAGCTACCATAGATCCTGAGCGTTTTTCTAAACACTTTAATAATGCTCCCATTATTAGTGTATCTGGTCGTACTTACCCAGTAGAAATGCGCTACAGACCACTTGTAAGGGGTGATGAGTCAATTGATGTGATTTCAGGCATTATCGATGCCGTTGATGAAGTCTCAACATTGAGTAACGGCGACATACTCATATTTCTCAATGGCGAACGAGAAATACGAGATACTGCCGCTGCACTAGAAAAACAAAATTATCGCAATACCAACGTACTGCCCCTTTATGCGCGATTAACGGTAGCAGAGCAAAACAAAATATTTCAATCCCATGCCGGACGAAATATTGTGTTAGCGACTAACGTTGCTGAAACCAGCTTAACTGTGCCAGGCATAAAGTATGTGATTGACCCTGGTACTGCCCGTATTTCTCGATATAGCTATCGAACGAAAGTACAACGATTACCGATTGAGCCGATATCGCAGGCCAGTGCAAATCAGCGCGCTGGTCGTTGTGGTCGTGTATCGGCAGGTGTATGTATACGCCTTTATTCAGAAGATGATTTCCTTTCAAGGGATGAATTTACTGATCCAGAAATACTTCGTACAAACCTAGCAATGGTTATTTTACAAATGTTGTCGCTTGATTTAGGTGATGTTCAAGACTTTCCATTTGTACAAGCACCTGACAATCGCAATATCAATGACGGTGTGCGTTTGTTAGAAGAGTTAGCCGCTATTTCACCTGCGCCCAAAGGGGCTAGTCAACGCAAGTTAACCAAAACGGGGCAACAACTAGCACGTTTCCCTATAGATCCGCGTTTGGCAAAAATGGTGCTTACCGGTATTGAACTTGGCTGTTTAGAGCAAGTGTTTGTTATTGTAAGTGCACTGAGTATTCAAGACCCGCGCGAACGTCCTCATGAGAAACAGCAAGCTGCTGACGAAAAGCACAGCCGTTTTAAAGACAAACAATCTGATTATAAATCGCTTCTAAATTTATGGCGTTATGTACAGGCGCAGCAGCAGGCGTTATCAAATAACCAGTTTCGTAAACTGTGTCAGAAAGAATACCTTTCCTATATTCGTATTCGCGAGTGGCAAGACATCATAGCTCAGCTAAAACAAACAATTGCTGAAATGAATGTATCGCTAAGCCGCATTGATGAAGAAGACGAGAGCCAAATGGCGATAGTCCATCAAGCGCTGCTTTCTGGGCTGTTAAGCCATATCGGCCAGTTAGACGAAAATCGCGAATTTAAAGGCGCACGAGGCAGTAAGTTTTATATATTCCCGGGCTCGCCACTTGCGAAAAAGCCGCCTAAATGGCTAATGGCAGCCGAGCTAGTAGAAACCAGTCGTTTATTTGGTCGCATGGTGGCGAAAATTGACCCGACTTGGCTTGAATCTATGGCTGACCACTTGATTAAGCGCAGTTATAGCGAACCGCACTGGGAGAAAAAACAAGGGGCTGTTATGGCCTATGAGCAAGTATCACTTTATGGTTTGGTCATTGTGCCAAAACGCAAAGTAGTGTTTAACCAAATTGAGCCCGACACTTGCCATGAAATTTTTATTCGCGAAGCGTTAGTTAATGGTGATAGCACCATCAAAGCGAAGTTCTTAGTGGCTAACCAAAAGCTGGTTGAAGAAATTGAAACGCTCGAGCAAAAAGCCCGTACTAAAGGCTTTTTGATTGACGAACAGCTCATGTTTGAATTCTACCAAGCGCGCATTCCACAAGAGGTTATTTGCCAGCGCAGTTTCTTGTCTTGGTGGAAAAAAGCAGAGCGTGATAACGACAAACTACTGAACTTTACCAAAGCATTTTTATTGCAAGAAGACGAAAGTAAAGTCTCTAAAACACAGTATCCTGATGTTTGGCAGCAAGACAACCTGATCATGCCGCTCACTTACCACTTTTCGCCGGGCGAAGAAGATGATGGTATTTCGGTGCACATTCCGATTGGTATATTAAATCAGGTTCAAGCAGTAGGGTTTGATTGGCTAATTCCGGCGCTGCGTGAAGAACTTGCAATAGCGATGATCAAGGCGTTACCTAAAACGCTAAGACGAAACTTTGTACCAGCGCCCAATTACGCACAAGCAAGTTTGGCGAATATGGATGCCAATATGCCGAAAAATCAGTTAAGTTTCGCTGATTCTTTAGCGAAACAATTGCTACGTATGACGGGTGTGCGTCTGCCTGAAGATGTTTGGGAACAAGTTCAACTGCCTAAGCATTTAACTATGAACTTTAAAGTGATTAGCGATAAAGGCAAGTTGATTAAGCAGGGGCGTGACTTGGTAGAGTTACAACAAGCACTGCAAGGAAAAGTTAAATCAACAATAAAACAAGTGGCAGAGAAGGGAATAGAGCAGGCTAACTTAACCGAATGGGATTTTGGCGATCTACCGACGGGTTATGAAAAGAAAATGGCGAATATCACTGTTAAAGCCTTTCCCGCACTCGTTGATAAGAAATCTTCCGTTGCTATTGAGTTATTCGAACAACAAAACAGTGCCGAGCAAGCCATGTGGTTAGGGGTGACTCGATTGGTGTTAATCAACATACCGTCGCCGATAAAATATTTGCAAGAAAAGCTGCCAAACAAAGCCAAACTTGGCCTGTACTTCAATCCATTTGGTTCAACTGCCGATTTACTGCAAGATTGTATTCAAGCGACGGCAGGGTATTTGATCAAGCAGCACAAGATTCCTCGCTCACAACAACAATTTAATGAACTACGTGATATTGTTCGCGCAGACATTGCTGATCATGTGTTAGCTGCCGCTATCAAACTAGAGCGCGCGCTGAATCTGCATCACGACATACGAAAGAAGCTAAAGGGCTCAGTGCCGCTTAACATGATACAAAACCATGGCGATGTGAAAGATCAGTTAGATAAGCTTATTTTTAAAGGGTTTGTCACCACATCTGGCATTGATAAGCTGGACGATTTAATACGTTATTTGAATGGCATATTGCGCCGCATGGAAAAAATGCCTATCGATCCTAATCAAGATCGACTAAAAATGTTGGAAGTTGAAAAGGTTGGTAAGGCGTTGGAAGCGCTGATAGCTAAGCAACGTAAAGACCAGCCGCTTGCTCCAAGCTTTATCGAATGTCGTTGGATGATTGAAGAATTACGGGTAAGTTTGTTTGCCCAAAACTTAGGAACGGCTTACCCAATATCAGTGAAACGAATAGAAAATCACCTCAAATCAATAGAATCTGACAATAGCTAAATTGACAGCTATTATCATTAACAAGTATAACTAAACTGCAACTTCGAATATTTACAGAATTTATTTCGAATAAAAGGGAGAACCAATGGTTAATTTTGACGATAAGCGCAATTTTTATCGCATGCTACTTAATAGTGAAGTGAAGGTCACTATTATCGATGACGAAATTAACAGTGAATTTGTGGCGACGTGTCGCGATTTAAGTGCAACAGGCATGGCAATTGAAATGAGTCATCCGCTTGAAATGGGCACTCGTGTTAAAGCGAAAATCGAATCGGCAAATGCGTCAGTTCAAGCATTAGACGTGAAAGGCAAAGTCGTTCGCATCGAAGAAGAAGCAACGGATTTATACTTAGTTGGCATCGCCATTGACGATATGGACTAGCCAGCATCGTCGATATTCACTCAGGAGCCAGCGCGCGAGCCAATCGTTAGCTAAGGCTGTTAACTCATTGTGTTAACATGGTCAGTTAACACAATGAGTTAATGACAAGCGCTTCTGAGTGATTAGATTTTTAGTGTAAGCTTTTTTCAATGGTCTGATATTTGTCGCTGCATTCTAGTGCTAGATCGGCTTGTCACGTAAGTATTTGTTTCGTAAATCACTCAGTAGACACTCAGTATAAAAGTGCAAAGTCACTTCGATTATTATCTACTTTGAGTACTCTTCATTTAACACCTTTCTTTTATCAAATTATAACTATGTAGGCCCAAGTGCCAATTGTTTAGCCTGGTATGGTTCAGTCTAGTAAGTCCTATTGCTGTTAACTCATCTTGAGGGCAGGAAAAAGAACCGCTAGCAGCTCATTAGCCATACAAAACTGAGATTTTGTAAACCCGATACAAATTTTCCACGTAGATACACATACAACTAACGTCGTGCTCTAACGCGCCTGCTTTTTATGCGCTCAGGTTTAACACCTTTTTGTGATGCCTAAGTGAAAGGCATAATTGTTTATGATACTTAACGCCTTGTTATTTAATGTGTGCTGGTTTGGCCTTATCTTTTGGGGCAACTATTTTATACCTGTCGTTTTTATTTGGCTGGCATGGCACTTGAAAAACTGTCCAAATCCCAAACAAGAGTTTCAGTTGATTTTTCAAGTAGCCGCAATCGGGCTGATTATCGACTCATCGTTAATGCATGTAGGCATATTTAGTTTTGAGCAAGAGTCGTTAATTATCCCTGCTTGGCTATTGGTTCTTTGGGCAGCGTTTGCTGCGACTTTGAATCACAGCATCAAACTTATTTGTCGAAATGTCACCATCAGCCGCTGTATCGGAGCGTTTGTGGTCCCGATGAGTTACCTTGCTGGGGAGCGTTTAGAAGCGGTTTATTTCCAATTCTCCTATCTAGCGACTGTCGCTACCATATCCATCGTCTGGATGTTACTTCTCCCATATCTGATGTCTTTGACGGTTGAACAAAAACAAGGCTACGCATAACGCTATGCTGAAAAAATTATTCATTTTACTCATTGGGCTACTAACTATGTTATCGATAGCAAGTAATGCTGCGGCGATGTCTACTCATTCAAATAGCTTCCCACAAGAGCTAACCGAAATAAAACAACCACTCGTACTCGTTGGTAAAGCAAAGTTTAGCGTTTTGTTTTGGGACATCTATGATAGCGCGCTGTTTACTTACGATGGAAAATACCAAGCAGACGAAGCGTTTTTATTTGAGATAAATTACTTGCGAGATATCAGTCGTGACGATTTAATCGAAAGAACTGTGGAGCAGTGGCAACACCTAGGTGTCGATTCTATAAAGTACCAACCTTTTCTAGCCGACTTGGCCAATATCTGGCCTAACATAAGTAAAGGCGATCAACTCGCCATGTGGACAGACGGGCGTTCGACGGCATTCTATTTTAATCAAGCCTTTCGGGGGCAAATAGCTGATCCCGCATTTAGCCAATTGTTTGCAAGCATTTGGTTGTCGCCGCAAACAAGCCAGCCCAAACTGCGCAAAAAATTACTAGGCAACTAATTGCCATCAACTAATCATCATCAACGGCTAGTGAAACCATCTGTGCTCAAATGCTAAGGAATTCCGTTTGAAAATCACGATAGCTAAAACCCTATTTGCCATTGCAACCTTTTCATTCATTACGGGGTGTGGTCATCACATCAAAGACTATGATGCTACTCAGCCAAAGTTTGAGCTCGATACCTATTTTGATGGCTCTGTAACAGCCTGGGGCTTGGTGCAAGACTATACCAATAAGGTAACTCGTCGATTTTGCGTTGAAATAGAGGGTAGTTGGCAGGGCAATAAAGGCACGCTGGTAGAAACTTTTTATTTTAATGACGGCGAGCGAAGCTACCGTACTTGGCAATTAGTGAAAGACGGCGATAATTATCAAGGAACCGCTGAAGATGTGACGGGCACTGCCATGGGAATGACCCAAGGTTTCGCATTTCAATGGCAGTATCACTTGCAGTTGGCCATTGACGGTACAGACTATGAGTTTTTTCTTGACGATTGGATGTACCAAGTTGATCAATCGCGGGTTTTTAACCGTACCTCGATGAAGAAATTTGGGATAGAAGTTGCAGAGCTGACATTATTCTTTGACAAACAACAACCAGTTCGAGGCTGCCAGTAGGCACTAAACGTTAATTTTTATCTACTTTTTCTTGTCAAACATATCAAGACGCTTGGATGCACAATCTAAGGGGATTTCTTTTTCTTTTATATCTTAAATATTTGAATAATAAAGCAAATAGCTGATCAAAAAGTAATCTGTTGTGAACTCGTTGGCGTAACTATGTCGTCACTAATAAAAATGAGGGCATAACATTGAAAGCGTCAACTTTATTAATCACGGCATTTGCCAGCCTACTATTTTTGCAGGGGTGCGACGATGATGACGATCGTCCTAATGTAGTAATCCCTGAACCTCCAGCTGCAGAGCCAAACACCGTAGTCGATGTTGCGGTGGCAGACGGTAACTTCACAACCTTAGTTGCTGCATTACAAGCAACAGGCTTAGACCAAACGTTAGATGATGCAACTGCAAGCTTTACAGTTTTTGCACCCACAGATGCTGCGTTTGAACTGCTAGGGCAAGATACCATCAACGCCTTACTAGCGGATACCGATACCTTATCAGACATTCTAACCTACCACGTCATTGCCAGTGAAGTTGATGCGGCTGCGGCGATAGCGAGTGCCGGCATGAAAGTAGAAATGGTAAACGGTGACCAAGTTGGTTTGTCACTTAGTGGTGATAATTTGTTAGTCAACACTTCAACGGTAACAACAACCGACATTATGACGGACAACGGGATTATTCATGTAATTGACGCTGTACTGATACCCCCGTCAGACCCTGGTATGCCAACGGAAAATATTGTTGATACCGCTGTCGCCGCGGGTTCATTTACGACATTAGTCGCGGCGCTGCAAGCGACTGGATTAGATGCAACGTTATCAGATGAAAGCGCGACATTTACTGTTTTCGCGCCGACCGACGATGCTTTTGCAATTCTTGGTAGCGATGTCATCGCCACCTTATTGGCAAACCCAGATGTTTTATCAAGTATTTTATTGCAGCACGTTGTTGCGGCCAGTGTAGATTCTGTTACTGCTTATACCTTAAACGGACAATCTGCTACGACAGCATCTGAAGCTATGATTGATATCCTTATTAATCCTGACACTGATATGCTGACGGTAGGCGGTGCAAATGTTGTGATGAAAGACATCTACACGACCAATGGCATTATCCATGTCATTGATGCCGTTATAGTGGGAGACGTTGAAGTGCCAACACCGCCAGGCTCAATTGTTGAGGTTGCTGTTGGTGCAGGTTCATTCACGACACTAGTTGCTGCACTGCAAGCAACTGGGCTGGATACTGTATTAGCCGATACTGACACTGATTTTACGGTATTTGCGCCAAGCGATGCTGCTTTTGCAAAATTGGGTGATGCAACTATCGCAGCACTATTAGCTGATCCAGACACTTTATCTGATATTTTGCTGTATCACGTAATATCAGGTAGTGAAATTAAGCGAGATGCTGCGTTAACTGTTGCTCAATCGGCGGATAAAAAAGTTACCATGGCTAATAGCGATATGGCTGCGCTTTCAATTTCAGGTTCAGACTTATTTATCAATGACAGCGTTGTCAGCACTGCCGATGTCATGGCAAGTAATGGTGTTATTCACGTGATCGATTCTGTTATTTTACCGCCTGCTATGCGCGGCGAACCAACTCAGTCGATTGTTGATGTTGCGGTCGCTGATGCAAACTTCTCAACCTTAGTCGCTGCGCTAACAGCAGCAAACTTAGTATCATCACTTGCTGATGAGAACGCGACATTTACAGTATTTGCACCAACAAATGATGCATTTGCAAAAATTGAATCAGGTGTGCTATCCGCATTACTGGCTGATACCAGTGCATTAAGCGCAGTATTACTCAAACATGTAGTGTCGTCTCAAATTGGCTCTGTTGATGCGTTTGCAGCTAATGGCGCTATGGTTGAAACGGTGGGTGGTGATAATGTGTCAGTCAACTTGGTAAATTATGCAAGTTTTACTGATAGTGAAAGTGAAGAAGTTGCATACGATGCCGCTAATCAGCGACTAGTCGGTGGCATGGGATCATCAATGGCAGGAATGTCATTGTATGTATTTAACAATGACCTAGGCAGCGCAGGTAGTAATTGTAATGGTGACTGTGCGACAACCTGGCCACCACTACTGGTAACTGACGGTTCAGTATCCGATATTCCAGGTGTGGGCACGATAATGCGTGATGACGGAAGTATGCAGGCAAGCTTTTTAGGTCGTCCTCTATATTTCTACAGCGGTGATACAGCTCCTGGCGATACAACCGGTCAAGGGCTTGGTGGTGTTTGGTTCCTTGCTGAGCAAAACCAAACGACGCTACAAATTAACGGTAGCAACGTGATAGTAAAAGATATTTACACGACAAACGGCGTTATCCACGTTATTGATACCGTGATCACGAATTAACGACGTCGTAAATGGTTATTACTAGTGGTTTTTACTAGGGATTATTTCTAGTCTTAGTTACCAATAATAACCGATGCAGGCTCACCTAGTTCGGATGAATTAAACCAGAGTTCGGGTGAGTCAAACAAGACTGGGGCATTGAAATCAAGGCGCTAACATCCCTTGTTTCAATGTCCCAGCTTTTTAATTAAGCACTTATCACAATAACCATGTAGCGCCAAATATGCTGTCGCATATAATCTCTATTCCTCGTTAAAAACACCGCGTCAACTTGCATTAAAACTCCTTTTCATACGCCATTACCGTGAGGCTGATCAATAACCGAGAGAGCTACGTAATAACAAACAACAGAATACTTTGTTACTAGAAATATTTGTGACTATAAATGATTTTACCGATTTTTCCTTTGCCTGTTTATTTGTTGCCTAATGGCATTACCCAACTGCGCATTTTTGAACAGCGCTACCTTAACATGGTAAAGAACAGCCAGAATACCCAAGGCTTTGTTATTGTTCACACACTACGTGATGGACAAAAAAGTAAATACAAAACCAATGCCAAAACACGTTTAAGCGAGTGGGGCAGTTGGGTTGATATTGTTGACTTTGACAGTGGTGAAGATGGCATGCTGTTGATAACAGTTCGTTGCAAATCCTTGGTCAATATCGCTGATGTCCATCAGCAAGAAGACAAACTAAATCTCGCGACAATTTTGCCCAAACCACATTGGCAGGCAGAAGTTGAAAATGAGCGTTGTTTATTACTTAAAACGCAACTTGAACGCCTGTTTGATAGCCACGTTGCGTTGCAGAAACTTTATCCAAGTCCTGACTTTGACAGCGATAACTGGGTGTGTGCTCGTTGGCTTGAATTGCTACCTATTGAGTTTTCAGATAAACAGCACTTTTCGCAAGATAACAGTTTTGTTGAAGCTGTAGACTTTCTCACCACTATCTTCGTTAGTGAAACTTCGTCATAATTTAAGTGATCTCCTGTCACTTGCTGCACGTAGTGATTTTTTAGTAATTCTTGTCTTGGAACAATAATATGGGTCAAAGTACCAACTCTGTGTTGCAAAGTGCTAAACCAAGCGCTAAAGCTATACAGATGAATGAGTCAATTGAGCACCAAACCTTAGCCCAGTTTTTAGTCGACGTTGCCGAGCGCAGAGATCGACAATCATTTACTGAGCTTTTCAAATTTTTTGCCCCGAAAATACAGCGTATTGCCGCCAGTAAATACGGCAATGAAGTCTTAGCATCGGAAGTTGTCCAAGAAACCATGACGAATGTCTGGCGCAAGGCACACCTCTTCGACGTTTCAAAAGGGTCTCCAACTACTTGGGTTTACACCGTAATGCGTAACGTCACGTTTGATTTGTTACGCAAAATTAAAGCCAAAAAAGAAGATAACCTTAGCGACGACTTCTGGCCTATGGTGGAAGGTATCGCTGCTGAAGATGAAAAAAGCGTTTTCTCAGATCACCTAGCGTCAAAAGAAGTGCTCGCGTGTATCGACAAGCTACCAGAGAACCAACAAAGTGTAATCAAAGGCTTTTACTTTATGGAAATGTCACAAGAACAGTTGGCTGTTCACTTAGACATTCCTCTTGGCACGGTAAAATCCAGATTGCGTTTAGCCCTTGCCAAATTAAAGCAGCATATTGGAGAGCAACATGATTAAGCATCACCCAGACGATATTATGTTGGGTAAATTTGTTGAAGGTGATTTACCCGCTTCAATTGCTGCAGCTGTCGCAGTTCACGTTGATATGTGCCCTAAGTGCAAGACGAAATGTGAAGCATTAACTGAGCAACAAGCAGAGCATGTGTTTTCATCAAACGGGCATGTTTTTAGTACTCATTCAGAAGAAGGTTCACAATCACATACGAGTGAACATAACGCGTATGAGACTGCAGAGTTTGGTTCAAGTTTATCAATAGAACAAATGATCAGTGAAATAACTGAAAATGATGAAATTGATCTTGCTGTTGAATCAAGGGAAGAAACAATTTCCGTGCAAGGTACGCAGTACAAGCTTCCACGAGCATTAACAAATCTTGCGATGGGTAAATGGACGAGTTTAGGTAATTTAGCAAGAGCTAGGTTAGCACTTGACGAAGAGCCTATTCGCGCAAGCTTATTACAAATACAGCCGGGTGGTTCGGTGCCAGAGCACACGCACAAAGGGTTTGAATTAACGTTATTGCTAGAAGGCCACTTTAAAGACGATATGGGCGAATATGGCCCGGGCGACTTTATCATGTTAGACGGCAGTAAAACGCATAGTCCAATAACTGATGATGGCTGTCTTTGTTACACCGTCGCCAATGACGCTCAACACTTTACCCAAGGCTTGAACAAGTTGCTTAACCCAATTGGCAGTTTAATTTACTAGGCAGAGGTTATTCCTATGAATAAACAACAATTAGCAGACATGGACAAAATAACCATTGGCATAAGTGCGTGTGTTCACGGTGAAAATGTTCGTTTTGACGCAAGCTCAAAACCCTCACATTTTTGCATCAAAGAGTTAGGTGAGTATGTGACATACCAACCAATTTGCCCAGAAGTTGCTATTGGCTTGCCTGTGCCA
The nucleotide sequence above comes from Thalassotalea euphylliae. Encoded proteins:
- the hrpA gene encoding ATP-dependent RNA helicase HrpA, which gives rise to MSQLHSQLLTQLDLVKLADKGRLKKRIFGTKKIKDVSKREKALEKISHAIEKSIASKQNKIANRPQISYAQGLPVSESVDEISQAIEHNQVVIIAGETGSGKTTQIPKICMALGRGVEGIIGHTQPRRIAARTVASRIAEEVGSEIGKAIGYKVRFNDQVSDDSYVKLMTDGILLAEMQQDRLLRQYDTIIIDEAHERSLNIDFILGYLKQILPKRPDLKVIITSATIDPERFSKHFNNAPIISVSGRTYPVEMRYRPLVRGDESIDVISGIIDAVDEVSTLSNGDILIFLNGEREIRDTAAALEKQNYRNTNVLPLYARLTVAEQNKIFQSHAGRNIVLATNVAETSLTVPGIKYVIDPGTARISRYSYRTKVQRLPIEPISQASANQRAGRCGRVSAGVCIRLYSEDDFLSRDEFTDPEILRTNLAMVILQMLSLDLGDVQDFPFVQAPDNRNINDGVRLLEELAAISPAPKGASQRKLTKTGQQLARFPIDPRLAKMVLTGIELGCLEQVFVIVSALSIQDPRERPHEKQQAADEKHSRFKDKQSDYKSLLNLWRYVQAQQQALSNNQFRKLCQKEYLSYIRIREWQDIIAQLKQTIAEMNVSLSRIDEEDESQMAIVHQALLSGLLSHIGQLDENREFKGARGSKFYIFPGSPLAKKPPKWLMAAELVETSRLFGRMVAKIDPTWLESMADHLIKRSYSEPHWEKKQGAVMAYEQVSLYGLVIVPKRKVVFNQIEPDTCHEIFIREALVNGDSTIKAKFLVANQKLVEEIETLEQKARTKGFLIDEQLMFEFYQARIPQEVICQRSFLSWWKKAERDNDKLLNFTKAFLLQEDESKVSKTQYPDVWQQDNLIMPLTYHFSPGEEDDGISVHIPIGILNQVQAVGFDWLIPALREELAIAMIKALPKTLRRNFVPAPNYAQASLANMDANMPKNQLSFADSLAKQLLRMTGVRLPEDVWEQVQLPKHLTMNFKVISDKGKLIKQGRDLVELQQALQGKVKSTIKQVAEKGIEQANLTEWDFGDLPTGYEKKMANITVKAFPALVDKKSSVAIELFEQQNSAEQAMWLGVTRLVLINIPSPIKYLQEKLPNKAKLGLYFNPFGSTADLLQDCIQATAGYLIKQHKIPRSQQQFNELRDIVRADIADHVLAAAIKLERALNLHHDIRKKLKGSVPLNMIQNHGDVKDQLDKLIFKGFVTTSGIDKLDDLIRYLNGILRRMEKMPIDPNQDRLKMLEVEKVGKALEALIAKQRKDQPLAPSFIECRWMIEELRVSLFAQNLGTAYPISVKRIENHLKSIESDNS
- a CDS encoding PilZ domain-containing protein, which gives rise to MVNFDDKRNFYRMLLNSEVKVTIIDDEINSEFVATCRDLSATGMAIEMSHPLEMGTRVKAKIESANASVQALDVKGKVVRIEEEATDLYLVGIAIDDMD
- a CDS encoding DUF2878 domain-containing protein, producing MILNALLFNVCWFGLIFWGNYFIPVVFIWLAWHLKNCPNPKQEFQLIFQVAAIGLIIDSSLMHVGIFSFEQESLIIPAWLLVLWAAFAATLNHSIKLICRNVTISRCIGAFVVPMSYLAGERLEAVYFQFSYLATVATISIVWMLLLPYLMSLTVEQKQGYA
- a CDS encoding chalcone isomerase family protein, which encodes MLSIASNAAAMSTHSNSFPQELTEIKQPLVLVGKAKFSVLFWDIYDSALFTYDGKYQADEAFLFEINYLRDISRDDLIERTVEQWQHLGVDSIKYQPFLADLANIWPNISKGDQLAMWTDGRSTAFYFNQAFRGQIADPAFSQLFASIWLSPQTSQPKLRKKLLGN
- a CDS encoding DUF3833 domain-containing protein translates to MKITIAKTLFAIATFSFITGCGHHIKDYDATQPKFELDTYFDGSVTAWGLVQDYTNKVTRRFCVEIEGSWQGNKGTLVETFYFNDGERSYRTWQLVKDGDNYQGTAEDVTGTAMGMTQGFAFQWQYHLQLAIDGTDYEFFLDDWMYQVDQSRVFNRTSMKKFGIEVAELTLFFDKQQPVRGCQ
- a CDS encoding fasciclin domain-containing protein, with translation MKASTLLITAFASLLFLQGCDDDDDRPNVVIPEPPAAEPNTVVDVAVADGNFTTLVAALQATGLDQTLDDATASFTVFAPTDAAFELLGQDTINALLADTDTLSDILTYHVIASEVDAAAAIASAGMKVEMVNGDQVGLSLSGDNLLVNTSTVTTTDIMTDNGIIHVIDAVLIPPSDPGMPTENIVDTAVAAGSFTTLVAALQATGLDATLSDESATFTVFAPTDDAFAILGSDVIATLLANPDVLSSILLQHVVAASVDSVTAYTLNGQSATTASEAMIDILINPDTDMLTVGGANVVMKDIYTTNGIIHVIDAVIVGDVEVPTPPGSIVEVAVGAGSFTTLVAALQATGLDTVLADTDTDFTVFAPSDAAFAKLGDATIAALLADPDTLSDILLYHVISGSEIKRDAALTVAQSADKKVTMANSDMAALSISGSDLFINDSVVSTADVMASNGVIHVIDSVILPPAMRGEPTQSIVDVAVADANFSTLVAALTAANLVSSLADENATFTVFAPTNDAFAKIESGVLSALLADTSALSAVLLKHVVSSQIGSVDAFAANGAMVETVGGDNVSVNLVNYASFTDSESEEVAYDAANQRLVGGMGSSMAGMSLYVFNNDLGSAGSNCNGDCATTWPPLLVTDGSVSDIPGVGTIMRDDGSMQASFLGRPLYFYSGDTAPGDTTGQGLGGVWFLAEQNQTTLQINGSNVIVKDIYTTNGVIHVIDTVITN
- a CDS encoding LON peptidase substrate-binding domain-containing protein gives rise to the protein MILPIFPLPVYLLPNGITQLRIFEQRYLNMVKNSQNTQGFVIVHTLRDGQKSKYKTNAKTRLSEWGSWVDIVDFDSGEDGMLLITVRCKSLVNIADVHQQEDKLNLATILPKPHWQAEVENERCLLLKTQLERLFDSHVALQKLYPSPDFDSDNWVCARWLELLPIEFSDKQHFSQDNSFVEAVDFLTTIFVSETSS
- a CDS encoding sigma-70 family RNA polymerase sigma factor, whose protein sequence is MGQSTNSVLQSAKPSAKAIQMNESIEHQTLAQFLVDVAERRDRQSFTELFKFFAPKIQRIAASKYGNEVLASEVVQETMTNVWRKAHLFDVSKGSPTTWVYTVMRNVTFDLLRKIKAKKEDNLSDDFWPMVEGIAAEDEKSVFSDHLASKEVLACIDKLPENQQSVIKGFYFMEMSQEQLAVHLDIPLGTVKSRLRLALAKLKQHIGEQHD
- a CDS encoding ChrR family anti-sigma-E factor gives rise to the protein MIKHHPDDIMLGKFVEGDLPASIAAAVAVHVDMCPKCKTKCEALTEQQAEHVFSSNGHVFSTHSEEGSQSHTSEHNAYETAEFGSSLSIEQMISEITENDEIDLAVESREETISVQGTQYKLPRALTNLAMGKWTSLGNLARARLALDEEPIRASLLQIQPGGSVPEHTHKGFELTLLLEGHFKDDMGEYGPGDFIMLDGSKTHSPITDDGCLCYTVANDAQHFTQGLNKLLNPIGSLIY